The following proteins are co-located in the Flavobacterium sp. CECT 9288 genome:
- a CDS encoding TraG family conjugative transposon ATPase produces MINTAKSTTLESKFPLLAVENNCILSKDADITACFEVRLPELFTVGSAEYEAIHSAWHKAIKTLPDFTIVHKQDWYIKENYAPDLAKDDQSFLAKSYQRHFNERPFLNHYCYLFLTKTSKERMRMQSNFSSLCKGTLIPKEIRDKEVIHRFMEAIAQFERIVNDSGFIKMQRLTEDEIIGTDEKQGLLEQYLTLSKEAGTPMQDIALGGEEVRIGNKRLCLHTLSDTDDLPGTVSADTRFEKLSTDRSDCRLSFAAPVGLLLSCNHIYNQYLFLDNSEANLQKFEKSARNMHSLARYSRANQINKEWIEKYLNEAHSFGLSSIRAHFNIMAWSDDANELKQLKNDCGSALALMECKPRHNTTDVATLYWAGMPGNAGDFPSEESFYTFIEPALCFFTEETNYHNSPSPFGIKMADRLTGKPIHLDISDLPMKRGIITNRNKFILGPSGSGKSFFTNHMVRQYYEQGAHVLLVDTGNSYQGLCELIKGKTKGEDGVYFTYTEDNPIAFNPFYTDDGVFDIEKRESVKTLILTLWKRDDEPPTRSEEVALSNAVSGYIDRIKQDAIFPSFNGFYEYVKGDYRKVLEEKQVREKDFDIANFLNVLEPYYKGGEYDYLLNSDKQLDLLSKRFIVFEIDAIKDHKILFPIVTIIIMEVFINKMRRLKGIRKLILIEEAWKAIAKEGMAEYIKYLFKTVRKFFGEAIVVTQEVDDIIQSPIVKESIINNSDCKILLDQRKYMNKFDDIQAMLGLTDKEKAQVLSINMNNDPSRLYKEVWIGLGGTHSAVYVTEVSLEEYLAYTTEETEKLEVMQLASELDGNVELAIKHIAMQRRDSANQ; encoded by the coding sequence ATGATAAACACAGCAAAATCCACAACATTGGAAAGCAAGTTTCCTTTATTGGCGGTAGAAAACAATTGTATTTTGTCAAAGGATGCGGACATTACTGCCTGCTTTGAAGTGCGTCTACCAGAACTATTTACGGTAGGTTCTGCTGAATATGAAGCTATTCATTCCGCTTGGCATAAGGCGATTAAAACCTTACCTGATTTTACGATAGTACATAAACAGGATTGGTACATCAAAGAAAATTATGCGCCAGATTTGGCAAAAGATGACCAAAGTTTTCTAGCAAAGTCCTACCAACGCCATTTCAATGAACGTCCTTTTCTGAACCATTATTGTTATCTGTTTCTAACTAAAACGAGCAAAGAACGTATGCGAATGCAGAGTAATTTCAGTTCGCTTTGCAAAGGAACACTGATACCGAAGGAAATCAGGGATAAGGAAGTGATACATCGCTTTATGGAAGCCATTGCACAATTTGAACGTATCGTAAACGATAGCGGATTTATCAAAATGCAACGCCTTACAGAAGACGAAATTATCGGTACGGATGAGAAACAGGGTTTATTGGAACAATACCTAACATTATCAAAGGAAGCTGGAACACCGATGCAAGACATTGCATTGGGTGGTGAAGAAGTCCGTATCGGTAACAAAAGATTGTGCCTACACACTTTATCTGATACTGACGATTTGCCTGGAACGGTATCTGCTGATACCCGTTTCGAAAAACTTTCTACCGACCGAAGCGACTGCCGTTTGTCGTTCGCTGCACCTGTGGGATTGCTGTTAAGCTGCAATCACATCTACAACCAGTATTTGTTTTTGGATAACAGCGAAGCCAACCTGCAAAAGTTTGAAAAGTCAGCAAGGAATATGCACTCATTGGCTCGTTACAGTCGGGCAAATCAAATCAACAAAGAGTGGATAGAAAAGTATTTGAACGAGGCACATAGTTTTGGACTGTCATCCATAAGAGCGCATTTCAATATTATGGCTTGGTCAGATGATGCAAACGAACTTAAGCAATTAAAGAATGATTGCGGCAGTGCTTTGGCATTAATGGAATGCAAACCACGCCACAACACTACAGATGTAGCAACACTGTATTGGGCAGGAATGCCAGGCAATGCAGGCGATTTTCCGAGTGAGGAAAGTTTTTACACGTTCATTGAACCTGCTTTGTGTTTTTTCACAGAAGAAACCAATTACCACAATTCGCCATCACCCTTTGGTATCAAGATGGCTGATCGATTGACCGGAAAGCCCATCCATTTGGATATCTCGGATTTACCGATGAAACGGGGTATCATCACGAACCGGAACAAGTTTATACTTGGCCCTTCGGGAAGTGGAAAATCGTTTTTCACCAACCATATGGTTCGCCAATATTATGAACAGGGTGCTCACGTACTTTTGGTTGATACTGGTAATTCTTATCAGGGTTTATGCGAACTCATTAAAGGCAAAACCAAAGGCGAAGACGGTGTTTACTTCACTTATACCGAAGATAATCCGATTGCTTTTAATCCTTTCTACACCGATGATGGCGTGTTTGATATTGAAAAAAGAGAAAGTGTCAAAACCTTGATACTTACCCTTTGGAAACGTGATGATGAACCACCAACTCGTTCGGAAGAAGTGGCATTGTCCAATGCCGTAAGCGGTTACATCGATCGCATTAAACAAGATGCTATTTTTCCATCATTCAATGGTTTCTACGAATACGTAAAAGGCGATTATCGTAAGGTCTTGGAAGAAAAACAGGTAAGGGAAAAAGACTTTGATATTGCCAATTTCCTCAATGTTTTAGAACCTTATTATAAAGGTGGCGAATATGATTATCTGTTGAATTCTGACAAACAATTAGACCTACTTTCCAAACGCTTTATTGTGTTTGAAATTGATGCCATCAAAGACCACAAAATCCTCTTTCCAATCGTGACCATCATCATTATGGAGGTCTTCATCAACAAAATGAGAAGGCTGAAAGGTATCCGAAAACTCATTCTAATTGAAGAAGCGTGGAAGGCAATTGCCAAAGAAGGTATGGCGGAATACATAAAATATTTGTTTAAAACCGTCCGCAAATTCTTCGGAGAAGCGATTGTTGTAACGCAGGAGGTGGATGATATTATTCAGTCGCCCATTGTCAAAGAAAGTATCATCAATAATTCCGATTGTAAAATCCTGCTCGACCAACGTAAGTATATGAACAAGTTCGATGATATACAGGCAATGTTAGGTTTGACTGATAAAGAAAAAGCGCAGGTACTTTCTATCAATATGAATAACGACCCATCACGGCTTTATAAGGAAGTATGGATTGGCTTGGGCGGAACGCATTCTGCGGTATATGTCACAGAAGTTAGTTTGGAGGAATATCTCGCATACACCACCGAAGAAACCGAAAAACTGGAAGTGATGCAACTCGCATCCGAACTGGACGGCAA